The proteins below are encoded in one region of Paraburkholderia phenazinium:
- a CDS encoding sulfurtransferase, with product MSIVNLAAYQFETLEATAEWRPLVTERCNALGLRGTILLAPEGINLFVAGTPEAAQGFIDYIRHDPLFEGKFAKLQFKESLSEKQPFRRMLVKLKREIITMKKPAIRPELGRAPSVDAPTLKAWLDRGHDDEGRPVVMLDTRNAFEVDVGTFDDALDYRIHKFSEFPAVIEQNRADLEGKTVVSFCTGGIRCEKAAIHMKEVGIENVYQLEGGILKYFEEVGGAHYHGECFVFDYRTALDPELKPTATAQCFGCRAVVSPEAQQSPLYVPGKTCPECHPDRNAVRAA from the coding sequence ATGAGCATCGTCAATCTCGCCGCCTACCAGTTTGAGACCCTCGAAGCGACTGCCGAGTGGCGCCCGCTCGTCACTGAGCGGTGCAACGCACTGGGCCTGCGCGGCACCATCCTGCTCGCGCCCGAGGGCATCAACCTGTTCGTCGCAGGCACACCGGAAGCCGCGCAGGGGTTCATCGACTACATCCGCCACGATCCGCTATTCGAGGGCAAGTTCGCGAAGCTGCAGTTCAAGGAGAGCCTGTCCGAGAAGCAGCCGTTCCGCCGCATGCTGGTGAAACTGAAGCGCGAGATCATCACCATGAAGAAGCCAGCGATCCGGCCGGAACTGGGCCGCGCGCCGTCCGTGGACGCACCCACGCTGAAGGCCTGGCTCGACCGTGGCCATGACGACGAAGGCCGGCCGGTCGTAATGCTGGACACACGCAACGCGTTCGAAGTGGATGTCGGCACATTCGATGACGCGCTCGACTACCGCATCCACAAATTCAGCGAGTTTCCGGCGGTGATCGAACAGAACCGCGCCGACCTGGAAGGCAAGACGGTGGTGTCCTTCTGCACCGGCGGGATTCGTTGCGAGAAGGCGGCGATCCACATGAAGGAAGTGGGCATCGAAAACGTGTACCAACTCGAGGGCGGCATCCTCAAGTATTTCGAGGAAGTGGGCGGTGCGCATTACCACGGCGAGTGTTTCGTGTTCGACTACCGCACCGCTCTCGATCCCGAGCTGAAGCCGACAGCGACGGCGCAATGCTTTGGCTGCCGCGCAGTGGTGAGTCCAGAGGCTCAACAATCGCCGCTGTACGTCCCGGGCAAGACGTGTCCCGAATGCCATCCGGATCGGAACGCTGTGCGCGCAGCCTGA
- the gluQRS gene encoding tRNA glutamyl-Q(34) synthetase GluQRS has product MSYRGRFAPSPTGPLHFGSLVSALASWLDARAHNGVWLVRIEDIDGPRTVPGAAEDILKTLDQFGLHADERPIWQSERTERYQQALDQLRAAGLVYPCGCTRKEISDSLLNAHARNTTLAYPGTCRNGLHGKPARAWRLRVPDEDVETHAGEDAAGNPARRTERGSATIMFDDSWQDFQTQNLATEVGDFVLRRADDQWAYQLAVVVDDADAGITHIVRGADLLDSTARQIYLQRCLGVPTPSYLHVPVVTNREGEKLSKQNGATALDTSRPLDALRAAAAHLGLDMGNERHESLEAFYDAAITAWARLLKKK; this is encoded by the coding sequence ATGAGTTACCGCGGCCGTTTTGCCCCCTCCCCCACGGGGCCGCTGCATTTTGGCTCGCTCGTAAGCGCTCTTGCGAGCTGGCTGGATGCACGCGCGCACAATGGCGTATGGCTGGTGAGAATCGAGGACATCGACGGACCGCGCACGGTACCCGGCGCAGCCGAGGACATCCTGAAGACTCTCGACCAGTTCGGCCTGCATGCGGACGAACGGCCCATCTGGCAAAGCGAGCGCACGGAACGCTACCAGCAGGCGCTGGACCAACTGCGGGCCGCCGGCCTTGTGTATCCATGCGGCTGCACACGCAAGGAGATCAGCGATTCGCTGCTGAACGCCCACGCCCGCAACACCACACTTGCCTACCCTGGCACATGCCGCAACGGCCTGCACGGCAAACCCGCGCGCGCGTGGAGGTTGCGCGTGCCGGATGAGGATGTCGAGACGCATGCGGGAGAGGACGCGGCGGGGAACCCCGCAAGACGTACTGAAAGAGGCTCCGCGACGATCATGTTCGACGACAGCTGGCAGGATTTTCAGACGCAGAATCTGGCGACTGAGGTAGGCGACTTCGTGTTGCGACGCGCGGATGACCAGTGGGCATATCAACTGGCGGTGGTAGTAGATGACGCGGACGCGGGCATTACGCACATTGTGCGAGGCGCCGACTTGTTGGACTCGACGGCACGTCAGATCTACCTGCAACGTTGCCTGGGTGTGCCGACACCGTCCTACCTGCACGTCCCTGTGGTAACGAATCGCGAAGGCGAGAAATTAAGCAAGCAAAATGGGGCGACGGCGTTGGACACAAGCCGTCCGTTGGACGCACTGCGCGCGGCAGCGGCGCATCTAGGGCTGGATATGGGCAACGAGCGCCACGAATCGCTGGAAGCGTTCTATGACGCGGCGATAACGGCCTGGGCGAGACTCCTTAAGAAGAAGTAG
- a CDS encoding DEAD/DEAH box helicase: MSDIAVTPATANFDQFGLAPDILKAIVEQGYTTPTPIQEQAIPVVLSGRDVMGAAQTGTGKTASFSLPIIQRLLPHASTSASPARHPVRALILTPTRELADQVAANVHAYAKHTALRSAVVFGGVDMNPQSDQLRRGVEILIATPGRLLDHVQQKTANLGQVQMLVLDEADRMLDMGFLPDLQRILNLLPKERQTLLFSATFSGEIKKLAATYLRNPQTIEVARSNSTATNVTQTVYEVAEGDKTGAVVQLIRERGLKQVIVFCNSKIGASRLARNLERDGVVATAIHGDRTQNERMQALDAFKRGEIEALVATDVAARGLDIVELPAVINFDLPFNAEDYVHRIGRTGRAGASGDALSLCSPNERKQLADIEKLIKRPLDVQRLTVEVPVRHHHEERAPRRERDERGGGRRRAGAAGSGAGASSFERPHHHRQQPVDDFFSKPYEPSPSASRKIDEADEVAAAQKPVSKQPLAALLGGFGMPRRTTSS, encoded by the coding sequence ATGTCCGACATAGCCGTCACCCCCGCTACCGCGAACTTCGATCAGTTTGGCCTCGCGCCCGACATCCTGAAAGCCATTGTGGAGCAGGGCTACACGACGCCTACACCGATCCAGGAGCAGGCGATCCCCGTCGTCTTGTCGGGTCGCGATGTGATGGGCGCCGCGCAAACCGGCACCGGCAAGACCGCGAGTTTTTCGCTGCCGATCATCCAGCGTCTGCTGCCGCATGCGAGCACCAGCGCTTCGCCGGCTCGCCACCCGGTGCGTGCCCTGATTCTGACACCGACTCGTGAACTCGCCGACCAGGTTGCCGCCAACGTGCATGCGTACGCTAAACATACGGCGCTGCGTAGCGCTGTGGTGTTCGGTGGCGTGGATATGAATCCGCAGTCGGATCAGCTGCGACGCGGCGTCGAGATTCTGATCGCGACGCCCGGGCGTCTGCTCGATCATGTGCAGCAGAAGACGGCCAACCTGGGTCAGGTGCAGATGCTGGTGCTGGACGAAGCCGACCGGATGCTCGATATGGGCTTCTTGCCGGATCTGCAGCGCATTCTGAATCTGCTGCCGAAGGAACGTCAGACGCTGCTGTTTTCCGCGACGTTCTCAGGTGAAATCAAGAAGCTGGCGGCGACGTATCTGCGCAATCCGCAGACTATCGAAGTAGCGCGCAGCAATTCGACGGCAACCAATGTTACCCAGACGGTTTATGAAGTGGCCGAAGGGGATAAGACCGGCGCCGTAGTGCAACTGATTCGCGAGCGCGGTTTGAAGCAGGTGATCGTGTTTTGCAACAGCAAGATTGGGGCTAGCCGCCTGGCGCGCAATCTCGAGCGCGACGGGGTAGTGGCTACGGCGATTCATGGCGATCGCACGCAGAACGAGCGGATGCAGGCTCTCGATGCGTTCAAGCGCGGTGAGATCGAAGCGCTGGTTGCTACTGATGTTGCCGCGCGTGGGCTTGATATTGTCGAGCTTCCGGCTGTGATTAACTTCGATCTGCCGTTCAATGCCGAAGATTATGTGCATCGGATTGGGCGCACTGGGCGTGCTGGGGCTTCGGGAGATGCGCTTTCCTTGTGCAGCCCGAATGAACGCAAGCAGCTTGCTGATATCGAGAAGCTGATCAAGCGGCCGCTCGATGTGCAGCGGCTTACTGTTGAGGTGCCTGTTCGGCATCATCATGAAGAGCGCGCGCCGCGGCGTGAGAGGGATGAGCGCGGTGGTGGGCGTCGTCGCGCTGGGGCTGCGGGTTCCGGTGCGGGGGCTTCGTCGTTTGAGCGGCCGCATCATCATCGGCAACAGCCTGTTGACGACTTCTTTTCCAAGCCGTACGAGCCTTCGCCTTCCGCTAGTCGGAAGATTGATGAGGCGGATGAGGTTGCTGCCGCGCAGAAGCCGGTTTCGAAGCAGCCGTTGGCTGCGTTGTTGGGTGGGTTTGGGATGCCGAGGCGGACTACTTCTTCTTAA
- a CDS encoding aldehyde dehydrogenase family protein — MLKKTYPYYLANVAVAANTDLEVTDKFSGEVATRVAMADAAAIDKAIGLAVEALPALREFPPFKRQTVLEHCVSRFRERYDELAMALCIEAGKPINDSRGEVTRLIDTFKVAAEEAVRIDGEIINLEISPRAKGYHGYVKRVPIGPCSFISPFNFPLNLTAHKVAPALAAGVPFVLKPASRTPVGALIMGEILAETDLPKGAFSILPAHRDGADLFTTDERFKLLSFTGSPAVGWELKRKAGKKKVILELGGNAAAIVDGDQGVKLDYVVDRLAFGAFYQSGQSCIGVQRILVHTSIYDALREKLIAKTRSLIMGDPKNEKTFVGPMISESESKRLAGWMESAVLDGAKIVAGGKVEGAMFEATLLEDVKRDSDLYRKEAFGPVAILERFDDFDAALTTVNDSDFGLQAGIFTDSLAHAHQAWDRLDVGGVVINDVPSFRVDNMPYGGVKDSGLGREGVRYAIEDMTELRLMVMRETW, encoded by the coding sequence ATGTTGAAAAAGACTTACCCGTACTACCTGGCCAATGTTGCGGTTGCAGCCAATACCGATCTTGAAGTCACGGACAAATTCAGCGGTGAAGTCGCCACGCGCGTTGCTATGGCCGACGCGGCGGCGATCGACAAGGCCATCGGTCTCGCGGTGGAGGCGCTGCCGGCGCTGCGCGAGTTTCCACCGTTCAAGCGTCAGACAGTGCTCGAACACTGCGTGAGCCGTTTCCGCGAGCGCTACGACGAACTGGCAATGGCGCTGTGCATCGAAGCCGGCAAGCCGATCAACGATTCGCGCGGCGAAGTCACGCGGTTGATCGATACGTTCAAGGTCGCCGCGGAAGAGGCCGTGCGCATCGACGGCGAGATCATCAATCTGGAGATTTCGCCGCGCGCGAAGGGCTATCACGGCTATGTGAAGCGTGTGCCGATCGGGCCGTGCTCGTTTATTTCGCCGTTCAATTTTCCGCTCAACCTGACCGCGCACAAGGTGGCGCCAGCGCTGGCCGCGGGCGTGCCGTTCGTGCTGAAACCGGCCAGCCGCACGCCGGTGGGCGCGCTGATCATGGGCGAGATCCTCGCGGAAACGGATCTGCCCAAGGGCGCGTTTTCGATCCTGCCGGCGCATCGCGATGGCGCGGATCTGTTCACCACCGACGAGCGCTTCAAGCTGCTGTCCTTTACCGGTTCGCCGGCTGTGGGCTGGGAACTGAAGCGGAAAGCCGGCAAAAAGAAGGTGATTCTGGAGCTGGGCGGCAACGCAGCGGCGATCGTCGACGGCGACCAGGGCGTCAAGCTCGATTACGTGGTCGACCGGCTCGCGTTCGGTGCGTTCTATCAGTCGGGACAAAGCTGTATCGGCGTGCAGCGGATTCTGGTGCACACAAGCATCTACGATGCGCTGCGCGAGAAGCTGATCGCGAAAACGCGCTCGCTGATCATGGGCGATCCGAAGAACGAGAAGACGTTCGTCGGGCCGATGATTTCCGAATCGGAGTCGAAGCGCCTCGCCGGCTGGATGGAGAGCGCGGTGCTCGACGGCGCCAAGATTGTGGCCGGCGGCAAGGTGGAAGGCGCGATGTTCGAGGCGACGCTACTCGAGGATGTGAAGCGCGATTCGGACCTCTATCGCAAGGAGGCGTTCGGTCCGGTGGCGATTCTGGAGCGCTTCGACGATTTCGATGCGGCGCTCACGACCGTCAACGACAGCGACTTCGGTCTGCAGGCCGGGATATTCACCGATTCGCTCGCCCATGCGCACCAGGCGTGGGACCGGCTGGATGTGGGCGGCGTGGTCATCAACGATGTGCCGTCGTTCCGGGTGGACAATATGCCGTATGGCGGTGTCAAGGATTCCGGGCTCGGGCGTGAGGGTGTCCGCTACGCGATCGAGGATATGACCGAGCTGCGGTTGATGGTGATGCGCGAGACGTGGTGA
- a CDS encoding acetolactate synthase large subunit — translation MKASDLFVKSLEAEGVEYIFGIPGEENLDLLESLRRSKIKLILTRHEQAAGFMAATYGRLTGRTGVCLSTLGPGATNFVTAAAYAQLGAMPMLMVTGQKPIKTSKQGHFQIVDVVRMMEPLTKYTRQIVSIGNIPALVREAFRQAEEERPGATHLELPEDVADEEGDGKPIPKSFSRRPVAEEKAVARAVEAITSARHPLLMIGAGGNRKTTTKMLREFVDQTGIPFFTTQMGKGVIDESHPMWLGNATLSDGDFVHRAIDHADCIINVGHDVIEKPPFFMRGTDSHEKTVIHVNFLGAEVDPVYFPQIEVVGDIANAVWQLKESLKEGQEHWDFSRFKEIKQHFEEHLAKGQNDSRFPMYPVRIVHDVYETTPVDGIVCLDNGMYKIWFARYYRAHEPNSLLLDNALASMGAGLPSAIATKIVHPDRKVMAVCGDGGFMMNSQELETAVRLKLDLVVLILRDDAFGMIRWKQENMNFPDYGMTLRNPDFVAYAESYGAKGHRISSADEFAPLLRECFVTPGVHVIDLPIDYSDNERVLNREIKRLSAQL, via the coding sequence ATGAAAGCATCGGATCTGTTCGTCAAGTCGCTGGAAGCCGAAGGCGTCGAATATATCTTCGGCATCCCAGGCGAAGAAAACCTCGATCTCCTCGAGTCGCTGCGCCGCTCCAAAATCAAGCTGATCCTTACACGTCACGAGCAGGCCGCCGGTTTCATGGCTGCGACCTACGGGCGTCTGACGGGGCGCACTGGGGTGTGTCTGTCGACGCTCGGGCCGGGCGCCACCAACTTCGTCACCGCGGCGGCGTATGCGCAGCTAGGCGCCATGCCGATGCTGATGGTCACGGGCCAGAAGCCGATCAAGACCAGCAAGCAGGGGCATTTCCAGATTGTCGACGTGGTACGGATGATGGAGCCGCTCACCAAGTACACACGGCAGATCGTCTCGATCGGCAATATCCCGGCGCTGGTGCGCGAAGCTTTCCGTCAGGCCGAGGAAGAACGCCCCGGCGCGACGCATCTGGAGTTGCCTGAGGACGTCGCCGACGAAGAGGGCGATGGCAAGCCCATTCCCAAGAGCTTCAGCCGCCGTCCGGTCGCGGAGGAGAAGGCGGTTGCGCGCGCGGTCGAGGCGATCACGAGCGCCAGACATCCGCTGCTGATGATCGGCGCGGGCGGCAATCGCAAGACCACCACCAAGATGCTGCGCGAGTTCGTCGACCAGACCGGTATCCCGTTCTTCACGACGCAGATGGGCAAGGGCGTGATCGACGAATCGCATCCCATGTGGCTCGGCAACGCCACGCTCTCGGACGGCGATTTCGTGCACCGCGCCATCGACCATGCGGACTGCATCATCAACGTGGGCCACGATGTGATCGAGAAGCCGCCGTTCTTCATGCGTGGCACCGATTCGCACGAAAAGACTGTGATTCACGTGAACTTCCTCGGTGCTGAGGTCGATCCGGTGTATTTTCCGCAGATCGAAGTGGTGGGCGATATTGCCAATGCGGTGTGGCAGTTGAAAGAGAGCCTGAAGGAAGGTCAGGAGCATTGGGATTTTTCGCGCTTCAAGGAGATCAAGCAGCACTTCGAGGAGCATCTGGCCAAAGGTCAGAACGACAGCCGTTTCCCGATGTACCCGGTGCGGATCGTCCACGATGTCTACGAGACGACGCCGGTCGACGGCATCGTCTGTCTGGACAACGGCATGTACAAGATCTGGTTCGCACGTTATTACCGCGCTCACGAGCCGAATTCGCTGCTGCTAGACAACGCGCTCGCCTCGATGGGCGCAGGGCTGCCGTCGGCGATTGCAACCAAGATCGTGCACCCGGATCGCAAGGTGATGGCCGTGTGCGGCGACGGCGGCTTCATGATGAACTCGCAGGAGCTCGAGACGGCGGTGCGTCTGAAGCTCGATCTGGTGGTGCTGATCCTGCGCGACGACGCGTTCGGGATGATCCGCTGGAAGCAGGAGAACATGAATTTCCCCGACTACGGGATGACGCTGCGCAACCCCGATTTCGTCGCCTATGCCGAGAGCTACGGTGCCAAGGGGCACCGCATTTCGTCGGCGGACGAGTTTGCGCCTTTGTTGCGCGAATGCTTCGTGACGCCGGGCGTGCATGTGATCGACCTGCCGATCGACTACTCCGACAACGAGCGGGTGCTGAACCGTGAGATCAAGCGGCTGAGTGCGCAACTCTGA
- a CDS encoding MliC family protein yields MRKRLVAVTGLLAGLLEMAGSIAPVSAAPLSLAQIQPKNPQTHKYTCATGKILQVTYWNAVNGQSFALVPVKGQSMLFVNTLSGSGAKYQAGSYTWWTKGPRADLYDATAGENAPPILSDCVTIVR; encoded by the coding sequence ATGAGGAAACGGCTCGTTGCGGTAACGGGTTTGCTGGCTGGGCTGCTGGAGATGGCGGGGTCGATCGCTCCGGTTTCGGCGGCGCCGTTGAGTCTCGCCCAGATCCAGCCGAAAAACCCGCAGACCCACAAGTACACCTGCGCTACCGGCAAAATCCTGCAGGTCACCTACTGGAACGCAGTGAACGGGCAGAGCTTCGCGCTCGTGCCCGTCAAAGGCCAGTCGATGCTGTTTGTCAACACGCTCTCGGGCTCCGGGGCGAAATACCAGGCCGGCAGCTATACCTGGTGGACCAAAGGTCCGCGCGCCGATCTGTACGACGCGACCGCGGGCGAGAATGCGCCGCCGATTCTGTCGGACTGCGTGACGATCGTGCGCTAG
- a CDS encoding DUF6726 family protein has product MKSDTRKIERLRRMGRLGALGVLVALCVGLAGCGLAAAPCRVASAGLKIVPVVGHVAAAPTDACADVIDP; this is encoded by the coding sequence ATGAAGTCAGACACCCGCAAGATTGAGCGGCTTCGCCGGATGGGCCGCCTCGGAGCGCTGGGCGTGCTGGTAGCGCTGTGTGTGGGCCTGGCGGGTTGCGGTCTTGCCGCCGCGCCGTGCCGCGTCGCTTCTGCCGGATTGAAAATCGTGCCGGTGGTCGGCCACGTCGCGGCGGCGCCGACCGACGCGTGCGCTGACGTCATCGATCCCTGA
- the purT gene encoding formate-dependent phosphoribosylglycinamide formyltransferase, with protein sequence MQIGQRIGTPLSNSATRVMLLGAGELGKEVIIALQRLGVEVIAVDRYPNAPGHQVAHRAHVIDMTDRAALRALVEQERPHLIVPEIEAIATDALAAIESDGLAEVIPTARATQLTMNREGIRRLAAEELGLPTSPYAFADSLEELKAGIAKVGYPCVVKPVMSSSGKGQSVLKSDADVEPAWQYAMAGGRVNHGRVIVEGFIDFEYEITQLTVRAIDPATGSTSTYFCDPIGHVQVAGDYVESWQPQPMSPVALKRSREIAHKVTEALGGRGLFGVELFVRGDDVWFSEVSPRPHDTGLVTLCSQRLSEFELHARAILGLPVDTSLRAPGASAVIYGGLDEAGIAFEGVAAALAVPDADLRLFGKPESFVKRRMGVALATGANTDEARARAKQAAAAVHPVSAK encoded by the coding sequence ATGCAGATCGGCCAACGGATCGGCACCCCGCTTTCTAACTCGGCGACGCGCGTGATGCTGCTCGGCGCGGGCGAGCTGGGCAAGGAAGTGATCATTGCATTACAGCGCCTTGGCGTTGAAGTGATCGCGGTGGACCGTTATCCGAACGCACCGGGTCATCAGGTCGCGCATCGCGCCCATGTGATCGATATGACCGACCGCGCCGCACTGCGCGCGCTGGTCGAACAGGAACGGCCGCATCTGATCGTGCCGGAAATCGAAGCCATCGCCACCGACGCGCTCGCCGCCATCGAGTCCGACGGTCTCGCCGAAGTGATTCCCACCGCGCGCGCCACGCAACTGACGATGAACCGTGAAGGCATCCGGCGTCTGGCGGCCGAAGAACTCGGCTTGCCGACTTCGCCGTACGCGTTTGCGGACTCGCTCGAGGAACTCAAGGCGGGCATCGCGAAGGTCGGTTATCCGTGCGTCGTGAAACCGGTGATGTCGTCGTCGGGCAAGGGCCAGTCCGTGCTCAAGAGCGACGCCGACGTCGAACCGGCATGGCAATACGCGATGGCGGGCGGCCGCGTCAACCATGGGCGTGTGATCGTCGAAGGCTTTATCGACTTCGAGTACGAAATCACGCAGTTGACGGTGCGCGCGATCGATCCGGCAACGGGCAGCACAAGCACATATTTCTGCGATCCGATCGGCCATGTGCAGGTTGCGGGCGACTACGTCGAATCCTGGCAGCCGCAGCCGATGAGCCCGGTCGCGCTCAAGCGTTCGCGTGAGATCGCCCACAAGGTCACGGAGGCGCTTGGCGGCCGCGGCCTGTTCGGCGTGGAACTTTTCGTGCGCGGCGATGACGTATGGTTTTCGGAAGTGAGTCCGCGTCCGCATGACACGGGACTCGTGACGCTGTGCTCGCAACGTCTCTCTGAGTTCGAGTTGCATGCGCGGGCGATCCTCGGATTGCCGGTCGACACATCCCTGCGTGCGCCGGGGGCGTCAGCCGTGATCTACGGCGGCCTGGATGAAGCCGGTATCGCGTTCGAAGGTGTAGCTGCGGCGCTGGCCGTGCCCGATGCGGATCTGCGGCTGTTCGGCAAGCCCGAGAGCTTCGTCAAGCGGCGTATGGGCGTGGCGCTCGCCACCGGCGCGAATACCGACGAAGCCCGGGCACGTGCGAAGCAGGCTGCTGCCGCGGTACATCCGGTGTCGGCGAAATAA
- a CDS encoding META domain-containing protein codes for MIKTSSARRVARLVAALPAPLFTALGVATLLAACSMPTHPDSKAPPPDPFNPAATQLLDDTSWDLSSWKQADGTMRAVPGADSGAPITLMLSTATGQRRASGFSGCNRYMGTYGLKDGKLSFGPLAGTRMACSTPGGQIEGDYLDALAHVARTGVQMRAPQEMQLILEDGDKLTFARHDGK; via the coding sequence ATGATCAAAACGTCTTCAGCGCGACGTGTTGCGCGTCTCGTTGCCGCGCTGCCCGCACCGCTTTTCACCGCGCTGGGCGTTGCCACCCTGCTGGCCGCCTGCTCGATGCCCACGCATCCGGATTCCAAGGCGCCGCCGCCCGACCCGTTCAACCCGGCGGCAACGCAGTTGCTCGACGACACTTCATGGGATCTCAGCAGCTGGAAGCAGGCCGACGGCACGATGCGCGCCGTCCCGGGCGCCGACAGCGGAGCGCCGATCACCCTCATGCTCTCGACGGCCACCGGCCAGCGGCGCGCCAGCGGTTTCTCCGGTTGCAACCGTTATATGGGTACCTACGGGCTGAAGGACGGCAAGCTGAGCTTCGGGCCGCTCGCCGGAACGCGGATGGCGTGTTCGACGCCCGGCGGCCAGATTGAAGGCGACTACCTCGACGCGCTGGCGCACGTCGCCCGTACCGGCGTGCAGATGCGCGCGCCGCAGGAAATGCAGTTGATCCTCGAAGACGGCGACAAGTTGACGTTCGCGCGGCACGACGGCAAATGA